A window of Flammeovirga kamogawensis genomic DNA:
TTGTAATTGGTTCTCAAGGTATAAGTGGTATTGATGAAGTTTTAGTAGGATCTAATACCGAGAAAATCATTAGATTAGCTAAGGTTCCTGTACTTACTGTAAAAAGAGAAGAAAAAGATTTTGCTCCTAAAAATATTGTATTTGCATCTGACTTTAATAAAGTCTCACAACATGCAATATCTTCGATTCAGTTGTTTCAAGAACTTTTTGATTCAAAAATACATTTAGTTAAAGTTATCACACCAAATAATTTTGAAGCAACACCTTTTTCAATTCAGCATCTTAAGGATTTTGCAAAAACACATGAATTCAAAAATTATGATGTAGCAACTTTCAATGATTTCTCTGAGGAAGAAGGAATTAGAGGTTTTGCCGAGTTTATAAATGCTGATATGATTAGTTTAACAACACATGGTCGAACTGGTATTCAACATTTACTTTTAGGAAGTATAGCAGAAGAAGTAGCAAAC
This region includes:
- a CDS encoding universal stress protein, whose protein sequence is MNIKNILVPTDFSPEANNALNVAITIAKKINASISLLHVIDVPTINHYDSLSVFGAGDVGMEDPEVYVHYTKKLSEVVETKVNKIIAENPGVTIDKHIEFDSLQRHLADFVVKDNTDLIVIGSQGISGIDEVLVGSNTEKIIRLAKVPVLTVKREEKDFAPKNIVFASDFNKVSQHAISSIQLFQELFDSKIHLVKVITPNNFEATPFSIQHLKDFAKTHEFKNYDVATFNDFSEEEGIRGFAEFINADMISLTTHGRTGIQHLLLGSIAEEVANHAIRPVLTFNKKLKE